In Blastopirellula sp. J2-11, a single genomic region encodes these proteins:
- a CDS encoding MFS transporter: MHTASVNHTESRQDVQPEATTRVRYWILLLLCVLSMITYLDRVCFGAAAPEISQAIGLTDVSQMKWAFTAFALAYALFEIPTGWLGDRLGPRNLLIRIVIWWSACTILTGAIGLKWGAISFGGLGSLIALRFLFGAGEAGAYPNITRAIHDWFPKREWEFAQGAIWMTGRLMGGVTPVIWAILVGNALFPVAPLDWRGAFFLFGGIGFLWCIGFAYWFRNSPAQHSQVSKAELAVIHQGRTKSTESHKIVWSMLMTTRSLHALWLMYALVTFVWIFNITYLPAYLLERFQVEKGNLLGAIYCGAPLWLGAVGCLSGGFLVSWFARRTATRAQARQRLGVIAMLVGSLLWVGAFWSPNIHLFCLMVALSAFCIDLTVGSAWASCQDIGQENAGVAAASMNMIGTFGAAFAGWLTGTLIQNSLTYSAARSVTTVELLSPLQRQAAILVGYDQLFLINIFVFLAAAICWLFVKVDPPADDVSTPFTDESPGNI; encoded by the coding sequence ATGCACACCGCGTCTGTGAATCACACTGAAAGCCGTCAGGACGTTCAACCTGAGGCGACGACGCGGGTCCGCTACTGGATTCTGTTGTTGCTCTGCGTCCTCTCGATGATCACGTACCTTGACCGAGTCTGTTTCGGCGCCGCCGCGCCCGAAATTAGCCAGGCAATCGGACTGACCGACGTTTCCCAAATGAAGTGGGCGTTCACCGCATTTGCGCTGGCGTACGCCCTATTCGAGATTCCAACAGGCTGGCTAGGGGATCGCCTTGGTCCCCGCAACCTGCTGATTCGAATCGTCATCTGGTGGTCGGCTTGCACTATTTTAACCGGGGCCATCGGCCTAAAGTGGGGCGCGATCAGTTTTGGCGGTCTCGGATCATTGATCGCCCTCCGTTTTTTGTTCGGAGCCGGCGAAGCAGGCGCCTATCCGAACATCACGCGAGCCATTCACGACTGGTTTCCCAAACGCGAATGGGAATTTGCGCAAGGGGCCATTTGGATGACCGGGCGATTGATGGGAGGTGTCACACCGGTGATTTGGGCGATCCTGGTCGGCAACGCTCTCTTCCCTGTCGCACCGCTCGATTGGCGTGGCGCGTTTTTTCTGTTCGGTGGAATCGGCTTTCTTTGGTGCATTGGGTTCGCCTATTGGTTTCGCAACTCGCCTGCACAACATTCCCAGGTAAGCAAAGCGGAGCTAGCCGTGATTCATCAGGGTAGAACAAAGTCGACAGAGTCGCACAAGATCGTCTGGTCGATGCTGATGACCACGCGCAGCTTGCACGCACTATGGCTGATGTACGCGTTGGTGACGTTTGTGTGGATCTTCAACATCACCTACCTGCCAGCCTATTTGCTGGAGAGATTTCAGGTGGAAAAAGGGAATTTGCTAGGAGCGATCTATTGCGGCGCACCGCTTTGGCTGGGCGCCGTCGGTTGTTTATCGGGCGGATTTCTCGTCTCGTGGTTTGCGCGGCGTACAGCGACCCGGGCCCAAGCGCGCCAACGGCTTGGAGTGATCGCCATGCTGGTTGGCAGTTTGCTCTGGGTCGGCGCTTTCTGGAGTCCGAACATTCATCTGTTCTGTCTGATGGTGGCCCTCTCCGCATTTTGCATTGATCTGACGGTCGGTTCGGCTTGGGCCAGTTGTCAGGATATCGGGCAAGAGAACGCCGGCGTCGCCGCGGCCAGTATGAATATGATCGGTACGTTCGGCGCCGCCTTCGCCGGTTGGCTAACAGGAACGCTGATTCAGAATTCGCTGACCTACAGCGCCGCTCGCTCAGTAACGACGGTTGAGTTGCTGTCGCCACTACAACGACAAGCGGCGATCCTCGTTGGATATGACCAGTTGTTTTTGATCAACATCTTTGTGTTTCTGGCGGCGGCCATCTGCTGGCTGTTCGTGAAGGTCGATCCCCCTGCGGACGACGTATCCACTCCTTTCACCGATGAATCTCCTGGGAACATCTGA
- a CDS encoding SMP-30/gluconolactonase/LRE family protein, whose product MNLRILGAGVLLLLTAFSISRAETPQPYPTFGEIIRLDPRINAILPADAKLEKLASGFEWSEGPVWSPQDECLLFSDIPNDSIMRWSEKSGLSLFLKPAGQSGAVRRGAEPGSNGLLLDPQGNLVLCQHGDRQIARLEGTDPASKQTVLIDSYRGKRLNSPNDGAFKSNGDLYFTDPPYGLKLVEKDPARELPYSGIFRLTPQGELTLLNDKLTFPNGLAFSPDEKKLYVAQSDPQAALWMVYDVHADGTLSEGKVFFDATKWVAIKKGLPDGLKVDQQGNIFATAPGGVYIFAPDGTHLGTIATGEATGNCAWGDDGSSLYINADMYLGRVKTSTRGAGW is encoded by the coding sequence ATGAATCTTCGCATCCTCGGCGCCGGCGTTCTTCTACTGCTTACAGCATTCAGTATTAGTCGTGCCGAGACTCCACAGCCCTACCCGACATTCGGCGAAATCATTCGCTTGGATCCGCGAATCAATGCGATCCTCCCGGCTGACGCCAAGCTAGAGAAACTGGCGAGCGGCTTTGAGTGGAGCGAAGGGCCGGTCTGGTCGCCCCAAGACGAATGCTTGCTTTTCTCCGATATTCCCAACGACTCGATCATGCGCTGGTCGGAAAAATCAGGACTCTCGCTCTTTCTAAAACCGGCCGGACAAAGCGGCGCCGTGCGCCGCGGCGCCGAGCCAGGCAGCAACGGTCTGTTACTTGACCCGCAAGGCAATCTGGTCCTGTGCCAACATGGCGACAGGCAGATCGCACGGCTCGAGGGAACCGACCCCGCGTCTAAACAAACGGTGCTAATCGACTCGTACCGTGGGAAGCGACTTAACAGTCCCAATGACGGCGCTTTCAAGTCCAACGGCGATCTCTACTTTACCGATCCGCCGTACGGATTGAAGCTGGTCGAGAAAGATCCAGCGCGAGAGCTTCCCTACTCTGGCATTTTTCGGCTTACCCCCCAAGGCGAACTAACCCTACTTAACGACAAGCTGACCTTTCCAAATGGCCTGGCCTTCAGTCCGGACGAAAAGAAGCTCTACGTCGCACAGTCCGATCCCCAAGCGGCCTTATGGATGGTCTACGACGTACACGCAGACGGCACGCTCAGCGAAGGCAAGGTCTTCTTCGACGCGACCAAATGGGTCGCGATCAAGAAAGGCTTGCCCGATGGCCTGAAGGTCGACCAGCAAGGCAACATTTTCGCCACTGCGCCCGGCGGCGTCTATATCTTCGCCCCTGATGGTACGCATCTCGGCACAATCGCCACCGGCGAAGCGACCGGCAACTGCGCATGGGGAGACGATGGCAGTTCGCTCTACATTAACGCCGATATGTACTTAGGAAGGGTGAAAACATCGACCCGCGGCGCCGGTTGGTAG
- the metE gene encoding 5-methyltetrahydropteroyltriglutamate--homocysteine S-methyltransferase — translation MISANLGFPRIGKNRELKRAVESYWSGSSSAEQLQQVAAELRAEHWRLQQAAGIDSIPSNDFSLYDQMLDTAVALGVIPPRFAQLDVSSLQRYFLMARGQAPGVSLPHEIPALEMTKWFDTNYHYLTPEFEVGQTFTADAAKPIAELNEAQAFGIATRPVLVGPVTFLSLGKLRAERGDRLDLIASLLPAYIDLLRQILEAGATWVQIDEPILSNDLSDKQREALVQTYRQIAAELPQLKVMLATYFGPMAENLQLAVDLPTAGLHVDLVRGKADAASLAGAVSTDKVLSLGVVEGRNIWKTDIDAALALVQPLIEQLGADRIQIAPSCSLLHAPVDLDSETELDDELKSWLAFGKQKLVEVQLIAAALNGDNSVQAALDDNRQAILRRQSSERVHSPQVQGRLAWLDNSMTRRRSSYTQRRQLQQASLGLPAFPTTTIGSFPQTVEIRQARARRRKGEISQASYVETMQAQIREVIQFQEEVGLDLLVHGEPERNDMVEYFGETLEGFAITRNGWVQSYGSRCVKPPIIFGDVYRTTPITVEWIRFAQSCASKPVKGMLTGPVTILCWSFVRDDQPRSETCKQIALAIRDEVADLETSGVQVIQIDEPALREGLPLRRRDWNDYLVWAGDCFRLASSVVADKTQIHTHMCYCEFNDIIEAIAGLDADVISIETSRSDMELLGAFVNFRYPNEIGPGVFDIHSPQAPTPESMLRLLTKAAEVLSPAQIWVNPDCGLKTRKWDEVRPALTNMVKAAEAARQSLAT, via the coding sequence ATGATATCTGCAAATTTAGGTTTTCCTCGAATCGGTAAAAATCGGGAGCTCAAGCGAGCTGTCGAATCGTATTGGTCCGGCAGTTCGTCGGCCGAGCAACTGCAGCAAGTCGCCGCCGAGCTGCGTGCCGAACATTGGCGCCTGCAACAAGCGGCCGGCATCGATTCGATCCCGAGCAACGACTTTTCGCTCTACGATCAAATGCTCGACACCGCAGTCGCGCTGGGAGTCATACCGCCGCGATTCGCCCAGCTCGACGTTTCGTCGCTGCAACGTTACTTCTTGATGGCCCGCGGTCAAGCGCCAGGCGTCTCGCTGCCGCACGAAATTCCGGCGCTCGAAATGACCAAGTGGTTCGACACTAACTATCACTATCTGACGCCCGAGTTTGAAGTCGGGCAAACGTTTACGGCCGACGCGGCCAAGCCGATCGCCGAGCTGAACGAAGCGCAGGCGTTCGGCATTGCTACGCGTCCTGTGTTGGTCGGTCCGGTCACCTTTTTGTCGCTCGGCAAACTGCGAGCCGAGAGGGGAGATCGACTCGATCTGATCGCGTCGCTGTTGCCCGCCTATATCGATCTGCTGCGGCAGATTTTGGAAGCTGGCGCAACTTGGGTGCAGATCGACGAACCGATCTTGTCCAACGATCTCAGCGATAAACAGCGTGAAGCGCTGGTCCAAACGTATCGCCAAATCGCCGCCGAGTTGCCGCAGCTGAAAGTGATGCTGGCGACCTACTTTGGTCCCATGGCCGAAAACCTGCAGCTGGCGGTCGACCTGCCAACCGCCGGATTGCATGTGGATCTGGTGCGCGGCAAAGCAGACGCCGCTTCGCTCGCCGGCGCGGTATCGACCGACAAAGTGCTGTCGCTCGGCGTGGTCGAAGGACGCAACATTTGGAAGACCGACATCGACGCGGCGCTCGCGCTCGTGCAACCGTTGATCGAGCAGCTTGGCGCCGATCGAATCCAGATCGCGCCCAGTTGTTCCCTGCTCCACGCGCCGGTCGATCTCGACTCCGAAACCGAACTGGATGACGAGCTGAAAAGTTGGCTCGCCTTCGGAAAGCAAAAGCTGGTCGAAGTCCAACTGATCGCCGCCGCGCTGAACGGCGACAATTCGGTTCAGGCCGCGCTCGATGACAATCGGCAAGCGATCCTCCGTCGACAATCGTCGGAACGCGTTCATTCGCCCCAAGTGCAAGGCCGCCTGGCGTGGCTTGACAATTCGATGACGCGTCGCCGCAGTTCGTACACGCAGCGGCGTCAACTGCAACAAGCGTCGCTCGGTTTGCCGGCCTTTCCGACCACCACGATCGGCTCGTTCCCGCAAACCGTCGAAATCCGTCAGGCTCGTGCGCGGCGGCGGAAAGGAGAGATTTCGCAAGCGTCGTACGTCGAAACCATGCAGGCCCAGATTCGCGAAGTGATTCAGTTTCAGGAAGAGGTTGGACTGGATCTGCTCGTGCATGGTGAGCCTGAACGAAACGACATGGTCGAGTACTTCGGCGAAACGCTCGAAGGTTTTGCGATCACGCGCAACGGCTGGGTGCAAAGCTACGGCAGTCGCTGCGTGAAGCCGCCGATCATCTTTGGCGACGTCTATCGCACTACGCCGATCACGGTTGAGTGGATCCGCTTCGCCCAATCGTGCGCCAGCAAGCCGGTCAAAGGGATGCTGACCGGACCGGTGACAATCCTGTGCTGGTCGTTTGTTCGGGACGATCAACCGCGGAGCGAAACCTGCAAGCAAATCGCATTGGCGATTCGCGATGAAGTCGCCGATCTCGAAACGTCTGGAGTGCAGGTCATTCAAATTGACGAACCGGCGCTGCGAGAAGGATTGCCGCTGCGGCGGCGAGATTGGAACGACTATCTAGTCTGGGCCGGCGATTGCTTTCGCCTGGCCAGCAGCGTCGTCGCTGACAAAACGCAGATTCATACCCACATGTGCTACTGCGAATTCAATGACATCATCGAAGCGATCGCCGGTCTCGACGCCGACGTGATTTCGATCGAAACGTCGCGCAGTGATATGGAGTTGTTGGGTGCGTTTGTCAACTTCCGTTATCCGAATGAAATCGGACCCGGCGTGTTTG